A genomic segment from Chitinophagaceae bacterium encodes:
- the purQ gene encoding phosphoribosylformylglycinamidine synthase subunit PurQ — MKFGVVIFPGSNCDRDMMETLSVNLQQQVIPLWHKDKDLSDFTSSDCIVLPGGFSYGDYLRCGAIARFSPMMQSVKDFANRGGRVLGVCNGFQILCESGLLPGVLLRNAGQKFICKNVFIKNDAQNIVLKIPVAHGEGRYYADDDTLLKLNSNNQVIYRYCNENGAITESANPNGAFNNIAGICNASRNVFGMMPHPERASSPLLGNEDGKQVFQMLFNLS, encoded by the coding sequence ATGAAATTTGGCGTGGTGATTTTTCCCGGCTCAAATTGCGACAGGGACATGATGGAAACCCTTTCTGTAAACCTGCAGCAGCAGGTTATACCACTTTGGCATAAGGATAAAGATTTAAGCGATTTTACCAGCAGTGATTGTATTGTGTTACCCGGGGGCTTTAGTTATGGTGATTATTTGCGCTGTGGAGCTATTGCCCGTTTTAGCCCAATGATGCAAAGTGTTAAAGATTTTGCAAACAGGGGCGGCAGGGTATTGGGCGTGTGTAACGGTTTCCAGATTTTGTGCGAAAGTGGTTTGTTGCCCGGTGTATTATTACGCAATGCCGGCCAAAAATTTATTTGTAAAAATGTGTTCATTAAAAATGATGCTCAAAATATCGTGTTGAAAATTCCGGTGGCACATGGTGAAGGGCGTTATTATGCTGATGATGATACCTTGTTAAAACTAAATAGTAATAACCAGGTAATATACCGTTACTGTAATGAAAATGGAGCAATAACCGAAAGCGCCAACCCCAATGGTGCTTTTAATAATATTGCAGGAATTTGCAATGCGTCCCGTAATGTTTTTGGTATGATGCCCCACCCGGAAAGGGCAAGTAGCCCACTTTTGGGTAATGAAGATGGAAAACAGGTTTTTCAAATGCTTTTTAACTTGTCTTAA